Within the Candidatus Thermoplasmatota archaeon genome, the region CGTCGAGCATGGCGGTGCGCTCGGTTCGGCAGGACGAGCACGCGATCGCAAGCGTGGTCGGCGTGGTGCTCCTCGTCGCTTCCACCGTCGCCAGCGCAACGGCCACCTACATTTGGGCAACGAGCTTCTCCGCGGACGACGCCGCCGCTCCCGTCGTCACCTTCGCGCAGGTGCCCGACACTTGCGGCGCGCGTCTCCTCGTCGCGGCGCAAAGCGGGGGGGCCACGTGGCAGGCCATGTCCGTGCGCGTACGTGGCGCGAGCACGTACGGGATCTCCGCCCAGCAGGCGTTCGCCGCTTCCGAAGCTTGGCGCGGCGACGCGCTTGGCGTCGTGGGCGATCTCGTGCCGGGCCAATCGATCCGCCTTGCGACCGCCGAAGCAATCGCGTCCCTTGGCGTGACGATCGTGCACGGGCCCTCCGGGGCCGTCGTCTTCGACGGCTCGGTCCGCGTGGGTCGCGCCGACACGCAGCCGCCCGCCGGAGAGATCGACCTTCCGGAGGGGCAAGGCGTCAACCTTGCCGCCGTCACCGGCTCGACGACGGACGACTGCTCGGGCGTCGGCGCCACGCGCATCGCGCTGCAGCGCGTCGCAGACGGTCACTATCTGTCGCTCTCCGGATTCTCCCCCGATCCTTCCTACCGTCTTTCCACGGGCGCGTCCTGGCAGGCGTCCTTTGACGTCTCGCACCTGCAGGAGGGCCAGTCCTACCGCATGCTCGCGGTTCCGGTGGACGCCGCAGGCAACGAGGGGCCGGTCCAGTCGAAGACCGTGGTTCACCAGGCCGCCGTGCCTCCTCCGCCGTCGGCGGACCTCGCCGTCGTCTCGCTTCTTGCGTCGCCGCCGTCGCCGGAGGCGGGCGCAAGCGTCGTGTTCACGGCGCAGGTGACAAACCTCGGCGCCGGCGCCGCGCCGGCCTTCCGCGTCCGCTTCCTCGTGGACGGCGCGGCGATCGGGCTCGTCGACGTGGGCGGGCTTGCGGCGGGCGCGAGCGTGTCCGTTCCGAGCACCGC harbors:
- a CDS encoding CARDB domain-containing protein, whose product is MAVRSVRQDEHAIASVVGVVLLVASTVASATATYIWATSFSADDAAAPVVTFAQVPDTCGARLLVAAQSGGATWQAMSVRVRGASTYGISAQQAFAASEAWRGDALGVVGDLVPGQSIRLATAEAIASLGVTIVHGPSGAVVFDGSVRVGRADTQPPAGEIDLPEGQGVNLAAVTGSTTDDCSGVGATRIALQRVADGHYLSLSGFSPDPSYRLSTGASWQASFDVSHLQEGQSYRMLAVPVDAAGNEGPVQSKTVVHQAAVPPPPSADLAVVSLLASPPSPEAGASVVFTAQVTNLGAGAAPAFRVRFLVDGAAIGLVDVGGLAAGASVSVPSTAWAAVSGPRAVAVEVDALEEIAESDEANNDASLALAVAEHLPGASNANKTCAANVGPGQSWIEFKIDEDPAEGVYTDGTIVVTISNKSGNRFDWSANVGVDAVIVKDGIDGANVYRYDAPLERTAGEGVSTPFDGRRDISHVSFCYD